Genomic segment of Methylocystis echinoides:
CGGCCTCGTCGGAACGGCGCCGAGTCAGGTGAGGCTCCCGCAGGACACCGCACCGGACGGGGTAATCGCGGTCTCGGTCGAGCCGCCCGGAGGCTCACCGAGCGGCCAACCCACGGGTCCGGTGATCTACACCGGCAAGCTCATCGCCGAATGACCGGGCGCGGCGGGCACGCCTGCCGGCGCTCGCGTGATCTGAAAGGCCACGCGCTGTCGAAGCCCGCAGCCCTCACGGGCCGCGGGCACTGCGCGTTACGGCATCAGCACGGCGTTGATGACGTGGATGACGCCGTTCGACTGCATGACGTTCGGGATGGTCACCGTGGCGGTGTTGCCCTTCTGGTCGGTGACGAGAACCTTCTTGCCCTGCACCTCGACGGCGAGTGGTTCGCCCTCGACGGTGGTCAGCACGCCCTGTCCACCACCCTTCTTGGCCAGCGCCATCAGGTCCTTGGCGGTGTAGACACCCGGGACCACGTGATAGGTCAGGATCTTCGTCAGCGTCGCCTTGTTCTGCGGCTGCACGAGGCTTTCCACCGTGCCCGGCGGCAGCTTGGCGAAGGCGGCGTTGGTCGGGGCGAACACCGTGAACGGGCCCAGGCCGTTCAGCGTATCGACGAGGCCCGCGGCCTTCACGGCAGCGACGAGGGTGGTGTGATCCTTCGAATTGACCGCGTTCTCGACGATGGTCTTCTGGGCGTACATCGGCGCCCCGCCGACCATCGGGTTCTTGGCGTAGGCCGCGCCGCTGGCTCCGAGGCTGAGCGCGAGGGTCAGGGCGAGCGCCTGGGCCGTGCGGCGGCCGGTGTTCTGAGTGAGCATCGTCTTTCCTTCAGTCCGAACCCCGATGAACGGGGCAGTGTGGGCCCATACGAGGCCATCGGAGAGAAAGTTTCGCGGGATGAAGGCAAACGGCTGGGAGGCGATCGCCTCTGCTCCCATTCCGTCTGGACGAACCTGACATCGCCACAGACGGCGATTTTCAGCATCTGTCTTTGGTTCAAGGATCACGGTCCGAATGTCATCCCGAGCCGAAGTTGCCGGAAGGCTGACGAACGGCCGTGTGTGGACGCCCCATCGGATTCAAGGGGGTGTTGGAGAGATCTGTGCGCGCAGGATCAGGTGCTGCCGTGTGTCCGGCCTGTTGATGCAGCCATCATCACGGCTGCTGGCCTGTATGGAGAGCGCGGATCGGGTCCAAGTCGCTTTGGCGCGCTCGAGGCACTTGGCCATTCACTGGTTTTCCCGACCCCGTCTTCTGACCGTTGCGCCATACCTCTCGGCTGACCTTCCCTGCCTCCCTGACGCCTCAGGCCGTGGCGATCACGCCGTGGCCGGAGCTCTGTAGGAGCCGCCATGGGCCATCAAGGCCCAGACGATCCTCGCCATCTTGTTCGCAAGGGCGACGGTGATCAGCATGCGCGGCTTGCGCGACAGCATGCCGGCCAACCATGCCCCAGCTTTATCGGGATCACGCGCCGCGACCTTGGTCGCAGAACTCGCGCCCAGGATCAGCAACCGTCGCAGGCTGCGCTCGCCCATCTTGGTCGTTTGAATCGCGCCGGGTTTCCCGGAGGCCGTTTGGTTTGGGTCAGGCGGCCAAGGCTCTTACCTCGGCCCGAGCAAAGTAGCGCGCCTCAGCCTCGGCGGGAGGCACGTTGCCGATGGGTTCGAGCAAGCGGCGGGTGTTGAACCAATCGACCCATTCGAGAGTGGCGAACTCGACGGCCTCGAAGGATCGCCACGGCCCACGGCGATGGATCACCTCGGCTTTGAACAGACCGTTGATCGTCTCGGCCAGGGCGTTGTCGTAGCTGTCCCCGACGCTGCCAACCGAGGGCTCGACCCCCGCCTCCGCCAGCCGCTCCGTGTAGCGCAGGGCGAGGTATTGCGAGCCCCTGTCGCTATGGTGCACGAGCCCACCGCCCCAGAGAGGACGACGCTCGTGCAGGGCCTGCTCAAGAGCATCGAGCACGAAGGCGACGTGAGCCGTGCGGGAGACCCGCCAACCGACGATGCGCCGGGCATAGGCGTCGATCACGAACGCGACGTAGATGAAACCGGCCCAGGTCGCGACGTAGGTGAAGTCGCTGACCCACAAGGCGTTGGGGCGCGGCGCCTTGAACTGGCGGTTCACCCGATCGAGCGGGCAGGCCGCGGCCGGATCCGGGATTGTGGTGCGAACCTTCTTGCCCCGCACGACGCCCTTCAGACCCATGACCTGCATCAGCCGGGCGACCGTACAGCGGGCAACCGCGATCCCTTCTCGACCGAGTTGCCGCCAGACCTTCCGCACCCCGTAGACGTGGAAGTTCTCCTCGAACACGCGCCGGATCTCGACCATGAGCGCCGCGTCCGAGCGAGCCCGAGCCGGCAGCTTGCCGGGGTCGACACGCCGCGCGGCATGGGCGTGATAGGTTGACGGGGCGATCGGCAGCACGCGGCAGATCGGCTCGACCCCGTAGGCCTCCCGGTGATCGTCGATGAAGGCGATCATGTCCGCGACCGGCGGTCGAGCTCCGCCATCGCAAAATAGGCCGACGCCTTCCTCAGGATCTCGTTGGCCTGCCGAAGCTCGCGGTTCTCGCGCTCCAGGGCTTTGATCCGCTCGCGCTCGTCCGTCGTTGGTCCGGGTCGTTGGCCCTGGTCCCGCTCGGCTTGCCGGACCCAGTTCCGCAACGTCTCGCCCGAACAACCGATCTTGGCTGCGATCGAGCGGATCGCCCCATATTGCGAGCCGTGCTCGCCCTGGTGGTCGAACACCATCCGGACCGCGCGTTCGCGGACCTCAGGCGAAAAGGGTGTGCTGCGCTTCGTCATGGCTCCATCCTCTCAAGAGTTGGAGCCTCCGGAAATCCCGGGGCGGTTCACTTTTTGCCGGAACCGCCCTTCTGTGTGGTCAGAGCCAGGACGCGCATCACAGGCCTGCCATCCCGGCCAGGTTTTGCTTGAACAGCTGCTCGGACCGGATGTAGCCGCTCGTCGTGTCGAGGCGCTTGTGTCGGAGCTGTCGCTGGATCGCGTGACCGGGCGCATCATTGGCCGGGGCCGACGTCGCGAGCCCGGATCGGAGCGAGTGCCCGGCATAGGCTGCCGCGGCTCCTCCGGCGAGTACCCGTCCGCGGAGTGCCGCGGCCTCGACGGCGCGCTGGTGCATCCTGGCCAGGCGTGCGCGTTCAAGGGGGGGTGCGCAAGAAAAAGCCCCGTTCGGCGGTGCCGACAGGGCTGAAGGTTGTGGCTGGGAGGAGCCGGGCCAGGCGAAGCAAGCGGCGGGCCGCACTGCCAAGCCTATTGGCTCCAACTGTTGCCGGCGACGACAACTGAGCTATCCTGCACCCATGCGCACAGCCCTCGCCGCACTCGCTCTCGTCGTCGCCGCCGGTAGTGCAAGATCTGATGAATGCGAAGGAGTTATTAAGCTTCAGGGGTTTCTCAACCGAGCGCAACTCCAGTGCGGCTTGACCAAGAACGATCGCCGGATCGTGCCGCAAGCTGAAGAATGCGCAATTCAAATGAACGAGCGCAAGATGCAGCATATGCTCGCCGCCGGAATGAGGATGTACGACAAGAAAGACTCGGAGATCGGACGCGAAGCTACTTGCGCTGAAATATCAAAATTTTATCCGAGTACAACGACCCGTTAGTCGACTTTCCGTATCTAAGCACCGCTGCACTGGTTGATGCGAGGTAACGTCCGCCTTAGCCATCTGCCGAGCTTGGTTCTGCCCGCTCGGCCGTTTGCTGAACCTACGGCGAAAGGTGGATTGCCGACCAACACGGGCGCGCCAATTTTGTGAGCGGCACACCCACTTGGAGTCGCGCTCATGTCTCTCAAGCACTTCGTGTTCGACAACGAGGCCGAGGCGCGGAAATGCGCAGAGCAGTTCGGCGGCAAGGCCAGCGTAATCTACCGTGGGGATTATCGGCACGACTGGCTGGTGTCGGTAGACGATTAGGGCTGCGGGGCTGGAGGTTCGTTCATCCGCCACCAGCCTTCGCCATTTGTCGTCCACGGCGACGCCCGCCCGCCTGGCGATGTCCTGGACACTCAAGCGCTCGGCCGAAAGCGGGATGATGCGGGTGCGCTGGATGTGCTTGAGCGGTCGCTGGCGATCGCAGCCAATCGATTCGCGTCGGTAGGATTAGGAGCACGCATACCGTCTGGACCATCGCCCAGACTTGCACGTCTCCACCTCAGCGTGGATCCTATGTCCGCGTCACTGCACTAGCCTAGGCGATGTCCTGAACCTGTCGACAAAAGTCGCCGAGCAGGTCCTTCAGGCGAGGAGCGCGGGACCTGTGCCCTCCGTCGGTGAGCTAGAAGCTGTGGTGAAAGCGGCGGCGTTCCTTCGAGCACACACGGTGCCTTGGTCCGCAGTTGTGAGTGAGATCATCGGTCGTCTCGTTGCGCAGATGGAAGGCATCAGGGCGCAACCGGGCAACCCAAAAGCTTGCCTGCCCTCTTCTCAGCAGCCATCCGCCGCCTCGTCGAGGGAGCTCTGAATTCCAGCTGGAGGGTCTCCATACAGTCGGTCATGCCATTCGTCAGACTGAGGCCGGTACAAACAACGGCTAGCTCCAACCGCAGTCGTTATACCGCGAATGACTTATATGCTGCTTGGCCGAACTGCCTATCTGTCAATATGGCTCGTTCGTATCTGTCGGCGAAACCATCTGCGATCTGGGGAGTATACCAATTAATGATCATTGGAGGGAGACATGCTTGGATTTATATTGGGAGTGATTAGCTGTATTATAGCTTTATTAGTTTTTGTTTTGATTATATTTGCCGCGTTTGGTTCCGCGGCGAGCGCCTTTGAAGACTAGATAGGGATATTATACAGCCAATTGCTGTGGCTCGCGTTTTCTTCCTGCGATTGGGGCTTCTAGAGCCGTCCCCGATCAGATAGCGACGGCCAAGTCGTTCTCGTAGCCGGCTGCGGCGATGTAGTTGCGGCACTCCTGCGGCGTGAAGCACATGGATGCCTGACGGATCGCCGCCCAGAGATCCGGGATCGTGTGGGCAGCCGCGCTACGCAACAGCGCCTTCAGCTTCGCGAAGGCCTGTTCAATCGGGTTGAAATCGGGGCTGTAGGATGGAAGGTAGAGCAGCCGCGCTCCTGCGGCCTCGATCGACGCACGCACGCCGGCGACCTTGTGGGCTGGCAGGTTGTCCATGACGACGATGTCGCCCGGCTGCAGCACCGGGATCAGGGTTTCGGTGACGTAGCTGCGGAAGCGCCTGCCGTTCGTGGGACCGCCCAGGAGCGCGGTCGCGCACAGCCCGCTGGTGCGCAGGGCGGCCGGGATGGTCGTGGTTTTGTAGTGGCCAAACGGAGCTGGACACCTCCAAAAACCTCGCGGTTTGAGCGGGTTTCGTGGTGTGATGGCGTCGGCGGTCGGTGAGGTGCTGCGATGCGCGGTCAGCCCGGTTTTTTCGACGTGGATGAGCGTCTGAAGGATCTCACGGCCAAGGGTGACGCGCTGCAGCGGTTGAGCGGCATCGTCGATTTCGAGCTGTTCCGGGACGATCTCGCCCGGGCCGTGCCTCGCTCGGACGGGTCGAAGGGCGGTCGCCCACCGTTCGACCTCGTCTTCATGTTCAAGGTGCTGATCCTCCAGGCCAGCCACTCGCTGTCGGACGAGCGCACGGAGTTCCTGATCAAGGACAGGCTTTCCTTCATGCGCTTCCTCGGGCTGGGGCTGTCCGATCCGGTGCCGGACGCCAACACGATCTGGACCTTCCGCGAGGCGCTCACCCGGGCCGAGATCGCGGGGAAGCCGGCCATCGCAGTGCTGTTCTCGGCCTACGAGGCGGCCCTTCGGCACGCCGGTTTCCTGGCGATGGGCGGGCAGATCATCGACGCGACCGTGGTGGCCGCGCCCAAGCAGCGCAACACGGAAGCCGAGAAGGCGGATCTGAAGGCCGGCCGTGTGCCCGACGCCTGGAAGGCCAGGCCGGCCAAGCTCGCCCAGAAGGACCGCGATGCGCGCTGGACGATCAAGTGGTCGAAGGCCAAGCCGGCCGAAGATGGATCGAAGCGGATCGACCTCGCGGTGCCGGCCTTCGGCTACAAGAACCACGTCGGCATCGATCGCCGCCATGGGCTGATCCGGACCTGGACCGCCACCGACGCGGCCCGCCACGACGGGGCGCAGCTGCCCCGGCTCCTCTCGAAGGCCAATACCGGCAGCGACGTCTGGGCCGACACGGCCTACCGCTCGAAGGCCAACGAGGCACACTTGGCGGGCAACGGCTTCCGCTCCCGCATCCATCGCAAGAAGCCGCCGGGCAAGCCGATGGCGAGGAACGTCGCCCGGGCCAACGGCGAGAAGTCGAAGGTCCGCGCCGCCGTCGAGCACGTCTTCGCCCGGCAGAAGGGGCCGATGGGGCTCGTGGTGCGCACGATCGGTTTGGCGAGAGCTCGGATGAAGATCGGGCTGGCCAATCTCGCGTACAACATGAACCGGGCGGTCTGGCTCGCCGGCTCCCGCGCGAGGACTGCCTGAGGGTCGGGACAGGGGGTTTTTCGCCCCGCTCGCGACCGGCGCGAGGACAGCTTCAAATCCCCAAAGCGCTCAGCATTCCGCTGAACCCTCCCAGACACCGCCGTCATCATGGTAATTGGAGGTGTCCAGCTGCAAGCCGGCAGCGCTCGCCGCGTGGTGCCCAGCCGTAGCGGCGCGCCATGTTGGTGGCCGCCGCCGTCTCGTCCAGGAACACCAGCCGATCCGGATCGAGTTCGGGCTGTGGATCGGTGCTTAGCGCCCGGCTGTGACCCTCGTGACCGGGCTTGGGGTGCTCGCGCTGCTCCTTGCGGTCCGTCGCGGGCGGCTTGGATGAGGTGCGTGAGGTGTTCTCCGGTCGCTGCAGCGGCAGCACCAGATCGATCAGCTCCTCGCGGCTCGGCCGTTCCAGTTCGCTGCGTCCCATCTCACGAGAGAGGCAGCGAAATTAGACCTGCGCAAGGGCGTGGGTAATTAAACTCGGCTGGAGTGTCGAGACAACGAGCTAGGGCGTGGTGCTGATGATTGTGCATTCGGCGTCCCTGCATTCGGTGCGCCTGCGAGCTGGAATTGTTAGATCTTGGGATTATCTCTGTCACCGTTGCCGCGTCCGTTCCCTGTGCCAAAGTTTCCGTTACCGTTCGTTTGATTGCCGTTGCCGTTGTTTGAGCCGGTATTGCCATTGCCATTGCCATTGCCATTGCCATTGCCATTGCCGTTGCCATTGCCGCCGGTTCGCCAGATCGGAAACTTTGGGGGCGCGAAGCCGAGCACGCGATCCGCTTGGAGCGCGGTCTGAAATCCCGCGGGATCAGACAGGGTCAGCGCGAGCAGGACGAAGGCGTTGTGCATCGACGGCTCCATGGGGCTTATCGTATGTGCCTCTCTTTGCGGGAGAGTATGCATTTTTAAAAATGGCGAGTGCGGGGTGCGACCTTCCGACGAAGCCTTGCCGCGTATGTTCAGCAACGTCGCAGCCAATCCTGGATGTTCTTGTCCCTTCCCCGTTCCCCTGCTGGAGCGGGGGGCAGTAAGGCTTAAAGGGGCGGCGGCGCTTATACCGCTCCCCGTCGCGACGCGATTAGGACCGCTGCCCAGGCGGCGTTGACCGCAACGGCGACCATTTCAGCGTCGGCCGAAGAAGGGCAAGGACATGTTTCCGTTGAGATTTCCGTTTCCGCCGCCGATGTTGCCGTTGCCGTTGCTGCTGCCGCCGTTGAGGTTGCCGTTACCGCCGCCTGCGTTGCCGTTGCCGTTGGACGAGCCTGAATTGTAGTTGCCGTTATAGGCGCCGACATTGTAGTTGCCGTTGCCCGCCCCGGTGTTTCCGATACCGTTGAACGCGCCAACGTTGCCCATCCCGCCGTTGAACGCTCCGACATTGTTTGAGCCAGTATTGAACGCGCCCATGTTGCCGTTCACGATCGGCGTCCCGGTGCCGTTGCCGTTGCCAGTGCCGTTGCCCGATCCGGTGTTCCAGTTGCCGTTATTATTGCCGTTCAGCGATCCAAAGTTTCCGTTGCCGTTCCCAACCCCGTTCCCGATCGCGTAGATTTGCGCCTGCGCCGGATGCGCGGCCGAACCGATGAGCCCGAGAAAGGCCAGGGACAGGAGGGGGGATTTCATCGCGATGCTCCCTGTTCGGCGCCCGACGATCTCGGATGCGCTTCCATCCACCGACGGCCGTCCGTGCCCGGTCGGCCGTCCCCTCGCAAGCCTCCGCCCGCGCGTTCCGCGGGGCTGAGACAAGTCGTCAAAGAGTTCAGTTCCGGCTGCCGTTCCGGTTGCCGTTGAGGCTGCCGAAGTTGTTGTTGCCGTTGAGATTGCCGTTCCCGATGGCAAATGTGTTCCGGTTGCCGTTGAGGTTGCCGTTGGCGCTGCCGGTGTTGAGGTTGCCGTTGGCGTTGCCGTTGCCGATGCCGAAAAAGTTGGCATTTCCGTTCAGGTTGCCGTTACCCGAGCCGAGGTTGCCGTTGCCGTTCAGGTTGCCGTTTAAGTTGCCCAGGTTGAAATTGCCGTTGCCGTTGCCGTTCAGCGAGCCGGCATTGGCGTTGCCGTTCCCGTTGCCGTTGCCCGAGCCGACGTTGCCGTTGCCGTTGCCGTTGCCGTTGCCCACCGATTGAGCCGCCGCCATCGAGGGCATGCCGGCAATGGCGAGGGCGGCGATGGCCGAGAGCAGGATTGTCCTCATCGCGCATTCCTCCTGTCCGATGCATGCCCGATCCCCCTACCGGGTGGGCCATGCGGTACGTTGCTCAGTTTGAACAACGCCTTCAGGGTGCGGCGCTGGACTGATTATGAATAGCCGTAAATCCGAACTAGCCAGTGTTGGCTACGCCTTTCGGGTGAGGCAAGTCTGACAGTGCTGGTGTCTTCATTGTTGCGTGTCGCTACGATGCAATATTCGTATAAACTATTGTCGCATATCAAATTATATCGTTGGACTTGGCTTCTACTGGTAGCGATGGATTGGCAAAAAATGTCATCGAGTACAGGTTTCGCTTCCATTTCGGTTGATATATGTTGACTAAAAATCGGGCATTTTTTGCGAAATTAATGCAGCCCACAGTTGTGGAGGAGGCTCGATGGTGCGGGGACTGGCGGGCACAGATTCGGGCCGGTTGGCCGGAGAGACAAGGAGGCAGGACGGCCTATCGGTCAGCGACCTGCGCGAGACCTTGGACGAGGTCGGGATCTGCACGTGGTCGCTCGATCCCGGCACCGGACAAGTCACGGTATCGGAGAATTGCCGCCATGTCCTCGGCGTGCCGGCGCGCCGCCTGTCCGACCACGACGCCTTCCAGGCTGTTGTGCATCCCGAAGATCGCGCCGCCCGAGCAGCGGCGGTCTGCGGTGCGTTGGAGCGGGGCGGCAGGTACAGCATCGAGTACCGCGTCTGCAAGCCCGGCGGCGAGACCCGCTGGGTGCGCTCCCTCGGGCGGGCCGAACGCAGCCGCGGCCCGCGGCCCGCCCGGTTCCGCGGCATCGTATACTGCATCGACGCGCGCCGTCAGGCCGAGACGCGCCTACAGCGGCTCCAGGCCGACCTGATCCATGTCGCGCGGCTCTCCGCCATGGGTGAGATGGCCTCGGCGCTGGCCCACGAACTCAACCAGCCACTCGGTGCGATCAGCAATTACGCGGCCGCCTGCGACTGCTTCCTGGCAGAGCCAGGGGCGGTGCAGGTCGCTGCGGCCCGAGACGCGCTCGCCGCCGTGGCCGGGCAGACGCAGCGGGCTGGGGCAATCATCCGGCGCCTGAGGGATTTCGTGACCCGGGGCGAGACCGACCGGCGGTTCGAGAGCGTCGCGGGACTGGTGGAAGACGCCTGTGTCCTCGCCTTGGTCGGAACCCGGGAGTACGGCATCGAGGCACGGGTCGATCCCGGTCCGCCCGGCATCCAGGTACTCGCCGACCGGGTGCAGATCCAGCAGGTTTTGGTCAACTTGATCCGGAATGCCTGCGAGGCGATGCGTAACGGGGCGCGCCGGAACCTGGGGGTCGTCGCGGCCGCGCAGGCGGACCGCTCGGTTCGGATCAGCGTCTCGGATACCGGCCCGGGTGTTGCCGAGGCTGTCGCCGAGACGCTGTTCCAGCCGTTCGTTACCACGAAACCCGCCGGGATGGGTGTCGGATTGTCGGTCAGCCGATCGATTGTGCACGCCCACGGCGGCCGGTTCTGGGTGGACAGCACCGCAGCGGCGGGCGCCACCTTTCATTTCACCTTGCCCATGACCGAGGACTGACGAGGACGGAGATGCGGACGGTTCCTATTTCGACGATCCATGTCGTGGATGACGACGCGGCGATGCGCCACTCGCTCGCCCTCCTGCTGGGGGTGTTCGGGCATTGCGTCCTGGAGCATACCGGCGCGGCGACGCTGCTCGACGCGCCCGGCCATCTGAGCGGCTGCATCGTGACCGACCTGCGCATGCCGGTCATCGACGGGCTGGAAATGCTGGCCCGGCTCCGGGCTGCCGGCTCCCTGGTGCCGGTGGTGATGATGACGGGTCAGGGGGACATCTCCACCACGGTGCGGGCCATGAAGCTCGGGGCCTGCGACGTTCTGGAGAAGCCATTCGCGGCCGCACTCCTGCTCGATGCCGTCCGCGCGGCCCTCGCCGTCGAAAGTGGAGCGCCGGCGGCCAACGACGACGACGCGACTTTCGCCGCGCGGGTGAGTCGCCTGACCGGGCGGGAGCGCGATGTCCTTCATCTCGTTCTGCGCGGACGCACCAACAAGGAAATCGGTCAGACGCTTGAGATCAGCCATCGTACGGTTGAGATCCACCGCGCCAGAGTTATGACCAAAACCGGGTGCGAATGTGTTCAGACGCTGGTTCGTCGAGCTGCTAGAACGGCAATGCTGTGATTAAACTTGTCAGATATGTTTACGAGTTCGTTTGAATCTGTGCATTGCTATGTTTTGTGCCAAGAATATTTGATAGATTCGTCGAGAAATTTTTTATCGAATATCATCTGATTGAATGAAGCGGGATCACGACCGAAAATGGCAAGTGCTGTATCGCGGGTATACGTACTGATCCTTACGGGTTCATAGTGAATTCCCAAGCGTGATGATTTCTGCAACCAATCTGGCAAGACCTGGGTCTCGAAATCCGAGGTCACCGCCGCGAGAGCCGGGTTCGCCGGGCCTGCAAGGCGGATAGCGGGAGGTCTCACACGTGGCGCGTTGGTTGCCCGACAACGTGATGACGCTCGGCTTTGCGGCCGTCGCGGCCTTCGCCCTGCTCACCTACGCGAATCCTGATGTCGGCCGCTTCGGCACTGCCCAGCGCGGCTCGCCAGTCGAGGCCAAAGAGACGGCGCCCAAGGACGCGATCTCAAAGGATGTGGTCACCAAGGAGGCCGGCCCGGTACACGATGCGGGCCGCTTCATCACGGCGGCGATCCAGCGGGGGGTCCTGGAGCAGATCATCACCGCCACCGGCACCGTGCAGCCGGTCGACACGGTGGAAGTCGGGTCGCAGCTGGCGGGGCAGATCGCCCAGCTGCACGTCGATTTCAACGATCGCGTCCGGCTCGGAGACCCCCTCGCTGAACTCGACCAGCGCAGCTTCCTCGCCAAGGTCGAGGAGAACCGTGCCGCCCTCGACATGGCAGTGGCGAACGTGAAGGTCCAGCAAGCTCGGCTGGACCGGGCCCGGATCGATCTCGACAACGCCCGCGGTACCAAGGCGGTGCTCCAGGCCAAGGTCGAGAGCGCGCAGGCCGTGCAGCTGGCTGCCGAACGCAACCTCGACCGCAAGGTTGCCCTCCGCTCCCGTGAGGTCGCCTCGCCGGCAGCCCTCGAGGAAGCGCAGACCGATCTCGCCTCCCGGAAGGCCCAGACGCGTGAGGCGAGCACAGTGCTCGACCTCAATGGCTACGCGGTCGAGGGCGCCATTGCGGAGGTGCGCCGCCTGGAAGCGGAGCTGGCGCAGGCCCGCGCTGCCGTGCCCCAGCGCCAAGCAAGCCTCCGGGGCGCCGAGATCGACCTCGACCGGACGGTGATCCGCTCGCCCACCGACGGCGTCGTGGTCGGCCGCTTCGTCAACCAGGGCCAGACCCTCGCGGCGGGTCTGGAGGTCCGGACCGCCTTCAACATCGCCAAGAACCTCGCCGAGATGGAGGTCCATGCCCGCGTCGACGAGACCGATATCGGCCGGGTCGCGGCGGGGCAGCGCGCCAGCTTCGGGGTGGATGCCTACCCAGGCCGGCGGTTCGAGGCCGTGGTCCGGCAGGTCCGCAAGGCGCCGCTCGTGACCCAGAATGTCGTCACCTACACGGTGGTTTTGAAGACGGACAACCGCGACGGTCTGCTCCTGCCCGGGATGACGGCCCTGGTGAAGCTGACGGTCCACAAGGACGAGGACGTGCTGAAGGTGCCGCTGGCCGCCCTGCGCTTCCGGCCCGAGGGCAGCGCGCCACGCGATCCGGCCGCTCCGTCGGTCTGGGTGCGTGGCGCCGATGGCGGGCTCGAGGCGGTTCGGGTCGAGACCGGTGCGACCAGCGCCGACCTCGTCGCGCTTCGGGCGGCCGGCCAGCTCGCCGAAGGCAGCGAGGTCGTGGTCGGACAGGCCGAGGTGCCGGCGGGCCGCCGCCTGTTCGGCGTGCGACTGGGGTTCTGAAATGGCGCTCCTCGCCCTCGATGCCGTGCACCGGACTTTCCGGGTTGGGACCGTCTCAGTGCCGGTGATCCGCGACATCACCCTCGGCGTCGCGGCGGGCGAGTGCGTGGCCATTATGGGCCCGTCGGGCTCGGGCAAGAGCACGCTGATGAACATGGTCGGGCTTCTCGACAGACCGACCTCGGGATCGATCCGCCTGGACGGCGAGGACACGGCCCGTCTGTCCGACGACGCCCGAGCCCGGATGCGCCGGGACTGGATCGGTTTCGTCTTTCAATCCTACAACCTGCTGCCGCGCAGCACCGCGGTGGAGAACGTCGAGCTGCCGCTGATCTATGCCGGCGTCGCGCCACGGCTTCGGCGGCTGCGCGCGCGGGCCGCCCTCGAATCGGTCGGCATGGCGATCCGGGAGCGGCACTACCCCTCGCAACTCTCCGGGGGCGAGCAGCAGCGCGTGGCGATCGCTCGGGCCCTGGTGGGGGATCCAGCGGTCCTCCTGGCCGACGAGCCGACCGGGGCGCTGGACAGCCGGACGGGCGCGGAGATCCTCGACCTATTCCACCAACTCAACCGCGGCGGCCAGACCGTGGTGATGATCACCCACGACGCCGCCGTTGCGGCCCATTGCGCGCGCACGGTCCACCTGCGCGACGGCCAGGTGGTCGACGAC
This window contains:
- a CDS encoding fasciclin domain-containing protein — encoded protein: MLTQNTGRRTAQALALTLALSLGASGAAYAKNPMVGGAPMYAQKTIVENAVNSKDHTTLVAAVKAAGLVDTLNGLGPFTVFAPTNAAFAKLPPGTVESLVQPQNKATLTKILTYHVVPGVYTAKDLMALAKKGGGQGVLTTVEGEPLAVEVQGKKVLVTDQKGNTATVTIPNVMQSNGVIHVINAVLMP
- a CDS encoding IS3 family transposase (programmed frameshift); this encodes MTKRSTPFSPEVRERAVRMVFDHQGEHGSQYGAIRSIAAKIGCSGETLRNWVRQAERDQGQRPGPTTDERERIKALERENRELRQANEILRKASAYFCDGGARPPVADMIAFIDDHREAYGVEPICRVLPIAPSTYHAHAARRVDPGKLPARARSDAALMVEIRRVFEENFHVYGVRKVWRQLGREGIAVARCTVARLMQVMGLKGVVRGKKVRTTIPDPAAACPLDRVNRQFKAPRPNALWVSDFTYVATWAGFIYVAFVIDAYARRIVGWRVSRTAHVAFVLDALEQALHERRPLWGGGLVHHSDRGSQYLALRYTERLAEAGVEPSVGSVGDSYDNALAETINGLFKAEVIHRRGPWRSFEAVEFATLEWVDWFNTRRLLEPIGNVPPAEAEARYFARAEVRALAA
- a CDS encoding IS5 family transposase; translated protein: MRGQPGFFDVDERLKDLTAKGDALQRLSGIVDFELFRDDLARAVPRSDGSKGGRPPFDLVFMFKVLILQASHSLSDERTEFLIKDRLSFMRFLGLGLSDPVPDANTIWTFREALTRAEIAGKPAIAVLFSAYEAALRHAGFLAMGGQIIDATVVAAPKQRNTEAEKADLKAGRVPDAWKARPAKLAQKDRDARWTIKWSKAKPAEDGSKRIDLAVPAFGYKNHVGIDRRHGLIRTWTATDAARHDGAQLPRLLSKANTGSDVWADTAYRSKANEAHLAGNGFRSRIHRKKPPGKPMARNVARANGEKSKVRAAVEHVFARQKGPMGLVVRTIGLARARMKIGLANLAYNMNRAVWLAGSRARTA
- a CDS encoding ATP-binding protein, encoding MVRGLAGTDSGRLAGETRRQDGLSVSDLRETLDEVGICTWSLDPGTGQVTVSENCRHVLGVPARRLSDHDAFQAVVHPEDRAARAAAVCGALERGGRYSIEYRVCKPGGETRWVRSLGRAERSRGPRPARFRGIVYCIDARRQAETRLQRLQADLIHVARLSAMGEMASALAHELNQPLGAISNYAAACDCFLAEPGAVQVAAARDALAAVAGQTQRAGAIIRRLRDFVTRGETDRRFESVAGLVEDACVLALVGTREYGIEARVDPGPPGIQVLADRVQIQQVLVNLIRNACEAMRNGARRNLGVVAAAQADRSVRISVSDTGPGVAEAVAETLFQPFVTTKPAGMGVGLSVSRSIVHAHGGRFWVDSTAAAGATFHFTLPMTED
- a CDS encoding response regulator transcription factor; translation: MDDDAAMRHSLALLLGVFGHCVLEHTGAATLLDAPGHLSGCIVTDLRMPVIDGLEMLARLRAAGSLVPVVMMTGQGDISTTVRAMKLGACDVLEKPFAAALLLDAVRAALAVESGAPAANDDDATFAARVSRLTGRERDVLHLVLRGRTNKEIGQTLEISHRTVEIHRARVMTKTGCECVQTLVRRAARTAML
- a CDS encoding efflux RND transporter periplasmic adaptor subunit, which produces MPDNVMTLGFAAVAAFALLTYANPDVGRFGTAQRGSPVEAKETAPKDAISKDVVTKEAGPVHDAGRFITAAIQRGVLEQIITATGTVQPVDTVEVGSQLAGQIAQLHVDFNDRVRLGDPLAELDQRSFLAKVEENRAALDMAVANVKVQQARLDRARIDLDNARGTKAVLQAKVESAQAVQLAAERNLDRKVALRSREVASPAALEEAQTDLASRKAQTREASTVLDLNGYAVEGAIAEVRRLEAELAQARAAVPQRQASLRGAEIDLDRTVIRSPTDGVVVGRFVNQGQTLAAGLEVRTAFNIAKNLAEMEVHARVDETDIGRVAAGQRASFGVDAYPGRRFEAVVRQVRKAPLVTQNVVTYTVVLKTDNRDGLLLPGMTALVKLTVHKDEDVLKVPLAALRFRPEGSAPRDPAAPSVWVRGADGGLEAVRVETGATSADLVALRAAGQLAEGSEVVVGQAEVPAGRRLFGVRLGF
- a CDS encoding ABC transporter ATP-binding protein codes for the protein MALLALDAVHRTFRVGTVSVPVIRDITLGVAAGECVAIMGPSGSGKSTLMNMVGLLDRPTSGSIRLDGEDTARLSDDARARMRRDWIGFVFQSYNLLPRSTAVENVELPLIYAGVAPRLRRLRARAALESVGMAIRERHYPSQLSGGEQQRVAIARALVGDPAVLLADEPTGALDSRTGAEILDLFHQLNRGGQTVVMITHDAAVAAHCARTVHLRDGQVVDDVRRGPKRADAA